In Novipirellula caenicola, the genomic stretch AGGTAGGCGTTTCGTTTGGATCGCTGCATTTCCGGCACTCTCTGCGACACATCATCAACGACGGGTTGATGGTCATCTTTTTCTTCGTGATCGGTTTAGAGGTCAAACGCGAACTGGCGCACGGGGCGCTCGCGGACCTTCGCCGCGCAACGCTTCCGATCGCCGCGGCGGTTGGCGGAATGCTGGTTCCAGCGGGCATCTATTTGGCGTTTCAATATGACCAACCTGCAGCCCGAGGTTGGGGCATCCCGATGGCGACCGATATCGCGTTTGTCGTCGGTTTTTTGGCGTTACTCGGATCGCGGGTCCCCAATAGTCTACGCGTGTTGTTGCTGTCGCTGGCGATTGTCGATGACATCGGCGCGATCATCGTGATTGCAATTGGATACACGCACGAATTGGATGGCCGTTTTTTGATGTTGGCGGCGATCGGGATTGGCGTTGTCCATCTATTCTCGCGAATTGGCGTCCGCCGTTTTCCTCCCTATATCATCGCAGGACTCTTCGCGTGGTTCGCGTTTCACGAATCAGGCGTCCATGCAACCTTGACCGGTGTGATTCTTGGCTTGATGACGCCGGCAAAGGCTACGATTGTGCCGGACCACTTTCACCAATATTTGCTGCAGACCGGAGATTTGTTCCGCGGTGAAGGTTGGCACAACGAGGATCGTCGAGCCCACAAAGTTCGCGAGGTCCAGCGGCTGACCCGCGAAACCGTTTCTCCGCTGGAATATCTTGAAGCGACGCTTCATCCATGGAGCAGCTATTTCATCATTCCGATCTTTGCAATGGCCAACGCTGGCGTCTCGTTGCAATTGGCGAACGTCGGCGACTCCGTTGCCGTCGCCGTCGCGTTAGGCTTGGTCATAGGCAAACCACTTGGTGT encodes the following:
- the nhaA gene encoding Na+/H+ antiporter NhaA codes for the protein MRTFARFLHIEATSGVLLMLCTAFAIFMANSAWADSYLMFWKTEVGVSFGSLHFRHSLRHIINDGLMVIFFFVIGLEVKRELAHGALADLRRATLPIAAAVGGMLVPAGIYLAFQYDQPAARGWGIPMATDIAFVVGFLALLGSRVPNSLRVLLLSLAIVDDIGAIIVIAIGYTHELDGRFLMLAAIGIGVVHLFSRIGVRRFPPYIIAGLFAWFAFHESGVHATLTGVILGLMTPAKATIVPDHFHQYLLQTGDLFRGEGWHNEDRRAHKVREVQRLTRETVSPLEYLEATLHPWSSYFIIPIFAMANAGVSLQLANVGDSVAVAVALGLVIGKPLGVLLFCLLTVRLGWAKMPHGLSWRILIAGSFLTGIGFTMALFIDGLAFGEEGLDTAKTGIMVGSAISALLGMTFLMWTLPKHHAPHTAEE